A portion of the Sphingobacterium spiritivorum genome contains these proteins:
- a CDS encoding quinol:cytochrome C oxidoreductase, with translation MGTHSHHHDYNFSERFAFGGKAKVFSIIAIVIGLVAIAYGLFAGDSHTTERTYANLLLMGYYFTCVCAAGAFFVALQSVTQSAWSAGLIRIPQAMGSVLPIAALVLFIIIAAGLNSHSLYHHWAGHGLTDPESPNYDALIAGKSTFLNVPLFLVRQILFMGSYSIFAFILTKLSYKEDLEGSLNSYKKTFKLSAIFLVVFGFTTPIWAFDTIMSLEAHWFSTMFGWYNFAAMWVSGLATIAIILILLKKAGYLAWVNENHLHDLGKLIFGFSIFWTYVWFAQFMLIWYSNIPEETVYFYKRWEPEYKPWFWLNILINFVSPVLLLMDRDAKRKQNSMLFVCIVLLLGHWLDYYIMIMPGTVDNHPGFGIIEVGTAIGFVGLFTFLVMSKLSKHALVPKHHPFLEESLNHQI, from the coding sequence ATGGGAACTCACAGTCATCATCACGATTATAATTTTAGCGAACGATTTGCTTTCGGCGGGAAAGCAAAGGTGTTTAGCATTATCGCTATCGTTATTGGATTAGTGGCAATCGCCTATGGTTTGTTTGCTGGTGATTCACATACGACAGAACGCACGTATGCCAACCTATTATTGATGGGTTATTATTTTACCTGTGTATGCGCTGCAGGAGCTTTTTTCGTAGCTCTTCAGAGTGTTACACAATCCGCTTGGTCTGCAGGTCTTATCCGTATTCCTCAGGCTATGGGAAGTGTTTTGCCAATAGCAGCTCTTGTATTGTTTATCATCATTGCTGCAGGTCTAAACTCACACTCTTTGTATCACCACTGGGCCGGACACGGATTGACTGATCCGGAAAGTCCTAACTACGATGCACTGATTGCCGGTAAATCTACATTCTTAAATGTGCCTTTATTTTTGGTACGTCAGATCCTTTTTATGGGATCATATAGTATCTTTGCCTTTATTTTGACAAAATTATCATACAAGGAAGATTTAGAAGGTAGTTTGAATTCTTACAAAAAGACATTCAAATTGTCTGCTATCTTTTTGGTAGTATTCGGATTCACAACTCCTATCTGGGCGTTTGATACGATCATGTCTTTAGAAGCACACTGGTTTTCAACTATGTTCGGCTGGTACAATTTCGCAGCAATGTGGGTGAGTGGACTGGCTACAATTGCTATTATTCTGATTCTTCTAAAGAAAGCAGGATACCTGGCATGGGTTAATGAAAATCATTTACACGATTTGGGTAAACTGATCTTCGGATTTTCTATCTTCTGGACATATGTATGGTTTGCACAGTTCATGCTGATCTGGTACTCCAACATTCCTGAGGAGACCGTTTATTTCTACAAAAGATGGGAACCAGAGTACAAACCTTGGTTTTGGCTTAATATATTGATTAACTTTGTATCTCCGGTTTTATTATTAATGGATCGTGATGCTAAGCGTAAGCAAAATAGTATGTTGTTCGTATGTATTGTACTTCTTTTGGGACATTGGTTAGATTATTATATCATGATCATGCCTGGAACAGTTGACAATCATCCTGGATTCGGTATTATCGAAGTGGGAACAGCAATCGGTTTTGTGGGCTTATTTACTTTCTTGGTAATGTCTAAGTTGAGCAAGCATGCCTTGGTGCCGAAACACCATCCATTCTTAGAAGAGAGTTTAAATCATCAGATATAG
- a CDS encoding DUF3341 domain-containing protein, protein MSNTKYILGSFADPDDMMHGIDKLQKNNISIYDCFTPMPIHGIEAKLGVRPSRLPIAAFCFGITGTILGFSLLYYTMAYDWPMNIGGKPSMPLPNFVPVTFEVTILLCALGMVATFFYRNHLFPGRAPRVMDLRATDDRFIIAIDAHENADHALIDSLLKEAGAVEVKYNERKYVSYE, encoded by the coding sequence ATGAGCAATACAAAATATATACTAGGTAGTTTTGCTGACCCGGACGATATGATGCACGGGATAGACAAATTGCAGAAAAATAATATCAGCATTTACGATTGCTTTACACCTATGCCTATTCACGGTATAGAAGCTAAGTTGGGTGTACGTCCATCACGTCTTCCAATCGCAGCATTTTGTTTCGGAATTACAGGTACCATTCTTGGTTTTAGCTTATTGTATTACACAATGGCTTATGATTGGCCTATGAATATTGGGGGAAAGCCTTCTATGCCTCTTCCTAACTTTGTTCCTGTAACATTTGAGGTTACTATTTTATTATGTGCTCTTGGTATGGTAGCTACTTTTTTCTACCGCAACCATTTGTTTCCGGGACGTGCTCCGCGTGTCATGGATCTGAGAGCAACAGATGATCGTTTTATAATTGCTATTGATGCTCATGAAAATGCAGACCATGCATTGATCGATTCATTATTGAAAGAAGCAGGAGCAGTAGAAGTTAAATACAATGAAAGAAAATATGTTAGCTATGAATAA
- a CDS encoding c-type cytochrome — MKENMLAMNKKNFLGTVCAALAFAAVASACGDGTTRSTGWEFSRNMYDPIGYNPDQPNENFKNKQTAQTPPAHTNPVGFVRFEYANTLEDYERAGREVTNPLAVTKANLADGQALFNTYCAVCHGPEGKGDGSITKDREITDSRGTRKLENFPNPPSYHKTDAASSSRGGLMSDLTDGKIYHTIYYGHNSMGSHASQLSPDERWKVVMYVHELQKK; from the coding sequence ATGAAAGAAAATATGTTAGCTATGAATAAGAAGAATTTTCTTGGAACTGTATGTGCAGCCTTAGCTTTTGCAGCAGTTGCTTCTGCTTGTGGAGATGGCACCACACGTAGTACAGGTTGGGAATTTTCTCGTAATATGTATGATCCGATCGGTTATAATCCGGATCAACCAAATGAGAATTTTAAAAACAAACAAACTGCTCAGACTCCTCCGGCTCACACCAATCCTGTTGGATTCGTGAGATTCGAATACGCTAATACGTTAGAAGATTACGAACGTGCAGGAAGAGAAGTCACCAATCCATTGGCTGTTACGAAAGCTAATCTGGCAGATGGACAAGCGTTGTTCAATACATACTGTGCTGTATGTCACGGACCGGAAGGTAAAGGGGATGGATCTATCACCAAAGACAGAGAGATCACGGACTCACGTGGAACACGTAAATTGGAAAACTTTCCAAATCCGCCATCTTATCATAAAACAGATGCAGCGAGTTCCTCACGCGGTGGTTTGATGAGCGATCTGACAGATGGAAAAATTTATCATACCATCTACTATGGACACAACTCTATGGGCTCACATGCTTCCCAACTTTCGCCAGATGAGCGTTGGAAGGTAGTAATGTATGTTCATGAATTACAGAAAAAATAA
- a CDS encoding cbb3-type cytochrome c oxidase subunit I, with protein sequence MDHKMIAKQFLITGIIMAVFAMVLSILFRIQLAWPDKEFPILEVFLGKWAEGGRIRPEFFLSLVTIHGTMMVFFVLTAGLSGTFSNLLIPYQIGARDMASPFMNMLSYWFFFVACVIMVASFFIESGPASSGWTVYPPLSAVPKAIPGSGLGMTLWLVSMTLFIASQVMGGVNYISTVLNMRTKGMDLWKMPLTVWSFFLTAIVGLLSFPVLVSAVVLLIFDRSAGTSFYLSDLVVQGEVLPNEGGSPILFQHLFWFLGHPEVYIVVMPALGLTSEVISTNSRKPIFGYHAMVYSLVGITVLSFIVWGHHMFVTGMNPFLGGVFMITTLIIAVPSAVKAFNYLATLWRGNIRFTPAMMFAIGMVSFFISGGLTGLFLGNAALDINLHDTYFVVAHFHLVMGSASIFGMLCGVYHWYPKMFGKMMNPKLGYLHFWLTFIGAYLVFFPMHFMGIDGVPRRYYAFTEFPFMEKWVSVNLLITWAAIIAGLGQIAFLWNFFSSIVFGKKATQNPWNSNTLEWTTPVEHIHGNWPGEIPTVHRWPYDYSKPGHDQDFIPQNVPFSETMSSNLPHDFEGNEEAVRIQEQWNKENNREIVEG encoded by the coding sequence ATGGATCACAAGATGATTGCTAAGCAATTCTTGATCACTGGTATTATTATGGCAGTTTTTGCCATGGTATTATCGATATTGTTCCGTATCCAGCTCGCTTGGCCGGATAAAGAGTTTCCAATCTTAGAAGTTTTCTTAGGTAAATGGGCTGAAGGAGGTCGTATACGTCCTGAGTTTTTCTTATCCTTAGTAACCATCCACGGTACGATGATGGTATTCTTCGTATTGACAGCAGGTCTTTCCGGTACATTCAGTAACTTACTGATTCCTTATCAGATTGGTGCCCGTGATATGGCATCTCCGTTTATGAATATGCTTTCATACTGGTTCTTCTTCGTAGCTTGTGTGATTATGGTTGCTTCTTTCTTTATCGAAAGCGGACCTGCATCTTCAGGATGGACCGTATACCCGCCATTGTCTGCAGTTCCTAAAGCGATCCCGGGATCGGGCTTAGGTATGACATTATGGTTAGTAAGTATGACATTGTTTATTGCTTCTCAGGTAATGGGTGGTGTAAATTATATCAGTACAGTATTGAACATGCGTACAAAAGGTATGGACCTTTGGAAAATGCCTTTGACAGTATGGTCTTTCTTCTTAACAGCTATCGTAGGTCTTTTATCTTTCCCGGTATTGGTATCCGCAGTAGTGTTACTGATTTTTGACCGTAGTGCAGGTACATCATTCTACCTTTCAGATTTAGTTGTTCAGGGAGAAGTATTACCTAATGAAGGTGGTTCTCCGATCTTGTTCCAGCACTTATTCTGGTTCTTAGGTCACCCTGAGGTATATATCGTTGTTATGCCTGCATTAGGTCTGACATCTGAAGTTATTTCTACGAACTCACGTAAACCAATCTTTGGTTACCATGCGATGGTTTACTCTTTGGTAGGTATTACTGTATTATCATTTATCGTTTGGGGTCACCACATGTTTGTGACAGGTATGAATCCGTTCTTAGGAGGAGTATTTATGATCACAACTTTGATTATTGCGGTTCCTTCAGCGGTAAAAGCCTTCAACTACCTGGCTACATTATGGAGAGGTAACATCCGTTTCACTCCAGCTATGATGTTTGCAATCGGAATGGTTTCATTCTTTATCTCTGGTGGTTTGACAGGATTATTCTTAGGTAACGCTGCTTTAGATATCAACCTACACGATACCTATTTCGTAGTTGCCCACTTCCACCTGGTAATGGGATCTGCTTCTATCTTTGGTATGTTGTGTGGTGTGTACCACTGGTATCCTAAGATGTTCGGAAAGATGATGAACCCAAAATTGGGTTATTTACACTTCTGGTTAACATTCATTGGTGCTTACCTGGTATTCTTCCCGATGCACTTTATGGGTATTGATGGTGTTCCTCGTCGTTACTATGCCTTTACAGAATTTCCTTTCATGGAGAAATGGGTTTCTGTTAACTTGTTAATCACATGGGCTGCTATCATTGCGGGTCTTGGACAGATTGCATTCCTATGGAATTTCTTCTCTTCAATCGTTTTTGGTAAGAAAGCTACTCAGAATCCTTGGAACTCTAACACATTGGAATGGACTACTCCTGTTGAGCATATCCATGGTAACTGGCCTGGAGAAATTCCTACAGTACACCGTTGGCCATATGATTACAGTAAACCTGGTCATGATCAGGATTTCATTCCTCAGAATGTTCCTTTCTCTGAAACAATGAGCTCTAACTTACCTCATGATTTTGAAGGTAATGAAGAAGCTGTTCGTATTCAGGAACAATGGAATAAAGAGAATAACAGAGAGATTGTAGAAGGTTAA
- a CDS encoding TAT-variant-translocated molybdopterin oxidoreductase, protein MDSNKKYWKGLEELHQTPAFVKNSKGEFAESIPVEDVLNEAGLSTKTPRRDFLKALGFGLGAVTLAACNRTPVHKAVPYVIKPEEVTPGIPNFYASSFNGQSVLVRTREGRPISLEANPNSIGLTQGTDAATSASVLDLYDMSKVQNPQIGGKDVEWSKLDSTVKAALDKAAAAGKKITIVASTINSPSTLAAIAKLTGKYPTANLVQVDAVSYNGISEANNQSFGKAVIPTYHFDKAQVVVSVAADFLGSWLAGEEHTQDYMKNRDYKSLKNGKMSRHIQFESGLSMTGTNADVRIAIKPSEEGAVLISLYNEITGSNLAGGITVQKAQTAIKLASKELLANKGASVVVSGSNDVNVQVLVNAINAALNAYGPVIDLNNFSKQHQGSDAAFQQFLTDAKSGQVGVAFFLDTNPAYTYFKAGDVKDALAKVEFSLSFSDRADETASLLKAIAPNSTFLESWGDASATEGYYTIVQPTINPVFNTRQAEQSLLIWAGDTTNIYDFVKQTWESAILPGSGKTWKDVLQTGFVFKGTASGSAATFAGNVNTAVSAIAAAAKNIAGDVELKLYEPTTVRDGRYGNNAYLLELPDPVSKVTWDNYAALNPAYAEELGLGENGIVTVEANGYKVDLPVLLQPGQAMKTVSVAIGFGREKVGKAGNGVGVNAYPFASLINGTVQFVSKAKVTKASGTYELAQTQTHHTIEGRNIIRETSFAQYLKNPASESGKFSDNHKTYDLWNKFEQPGHKWVMAIDLNACTGCGSCIVACNVENNIPVVGRDEVRRRREMHWLRIDRYYTIEEEGKEYTKEKEIAHIKDFENVTVVHQPMLCQHCAHAPCETVCPVLATVHSSEGLNHMAYNRCFGTRYCANNCPYKVRRFNWFNYWNDSRFDNYLNNEFTQLVLNPDVTSRSRGVMEKCSMCIQRIQAGKLHAKMENRKVKDGDIKMACQAACSANAIIFGDANDPESEVSKALRNERVYYVLEEINVQPGIGYMTKVRNTFEA, encoded by the coding sequence ATGGATAGCAACAAGAAATATTGGAAAGGTTTGGAAGAATTGCATCAAACGCCTGCTTTTGTAAAAAACAGCAAGGGAGAGTTTGCCGAATCAATTCCTGTAGAAGATGTATTGAATGAAGCCGGCTTGAGTACTAAAACTCCTCGCCGTGATTTCTTAAAAGCATTGGGCTTTGGTTTAGGTGCTGTAACTTTAGCAGCTTGTAACCGTACACCAGTGCATAAGGCTGTGCCTTATGTGATCAAACCTGAAGAGGTAACTCCAGGTATACCTAACTTTTACGCTTCGTCTTTCAACGGACAGAGTGTATTAGTAAGAACACGTGAAGGCCGTCCGATCTCATTAGAGGCAAACCCGAATTCTATCGGTTTGACTCAGGGTACAGACGCTGCAACATCAGCATCGGTGTTGGATCTGTACGACATGTCTAAAGTTCAGAATCCTCAAATCGGAGGTAAAGACGTTGAATGGTCTAAATTGGATAGCACAGTAAAAGCTGCTTTGGATAAAGCTGCTGCTGCTGGCAAGAAAATTACAATTGTTGCTTCCACGATCAACAGTCCTTCTACTTTAGCCGCAATCGCAAAATTAACGGGCAAATATCCTACTGCTAACCTTGTTCAGGTAGATGCAGTATCTTACAACGGTATTTCAGAAGCGAATAACCAAAGCTTTGGTAAAGCTGTCATCCCGACTTATCATTTTGATAAAGCACAGGTCGTAGTTTCAGTAGCTGCAGACTTCTTAGGAAGCTGGTTGGCTGGTGAAGAACATACACAGGACTATATGAAAAACCGTGACTACAAATCATTGAAAAATGGTAAAATGTCACGTCACATCCAGTTTGAATCCGGATTAAGTATGACCGGAACAAATGCCGATGTGCGTATTGCAATCAAACCTTCTGAAGAAGGAGCTGTTCTGATCTCGCTGTATAATGAGATCACAGGTTCAAATCTTGCAGGTGGTATAACAGTACAAAAAGCACAGACAGCAATTAAATTAGCTTCAAAAGAATTGTTAGCTAACAAAGGTGCTTCTGTAGTCGTTTCAGGATCTAATGACGTGAATGTACAGGTGTTGGTCAATGCGATCAATGCGGCTCTTAACGCTTACGGACCTGTTATCGATCTTAATAACTTCAGCAAACAACATCAGGGATCTGATGCTGCTTTCCAGCAATTCCTTACAGATGCTAAATCTGGTCAGGTAGGAGTAGCCTTCTTCCTGGATACGAACCCTGCCTACACGTATTTCAAAGCAGGTGATGTAAAAGATGCATTGGCAAAAGTCGAATTCAGCCTTTCTTTCTCAGATCGTGCTGACGAAACTGCTTCTTTATTGAAAGCTATTGCTCCTAACAGTACATTCCTGGAATCATGGGGTGATGCTTCTGCTACAGAAGGATATTACACTATCGTACAACCGACAATCAATCCGGTATTCAACACCAGACAAGCAGAACAAAGTTTGCTGATCTGGGCTGGTGATACTACAAATATTTACGACTTCGTAAAACAAACATGGGAATCTGCAATCCTTCCGGGATCAGGTAAAACATGGAAAGATGTTTTACAAACTGGTTTCGTATTCAAAGGAACAGCTTCAGGAAGTGCCGCAACTTTTGCTGGTAACGTAAATACTGCTGTTTCAGCAATTGCTGCTGCTGCTAAGAATATTGCAGGTGATGTAGAGTTGAAATTATACGAACCTACTACAGTTCGTGATGGTCGCTACGGAAATAATGCTTACCTGTTAGAGTTACCGGATCCGGTATCTAAAGTAACATGGGATAACTATGCTGCACTTAACCCTGCATATGCAGAAGAGTTAGGCTTAGGTGAAAATGGAATTGTTACAGTAGAAGCAAACGGTTACAAAGTAGATCTTCCTGTTCTTCTTCAACCTGGACAGGCGATGAAGACAGTATCTGTTGCAATAGGTTTCGGACGTGAGAAAGTAGGTAAAGCAGGTAACGGAGTAGGAGTGAACGCTTATCCGTTTGCTAGCCTGATCAACGGTACTGTACAGTTTGTATCTAAAGCAAAAGTTACCAAAGCATCCGGTACGTACGAATTAGCACAGACACAGACACACCACACAATTGAAGGTCGTAACATTATCCGTGAGACTTCATTTGCACAATACCTTAAAAACCCGGCTTCTGAATCAGGTAAATTCTCAGATAATCACAAAACATATGATTTGTGGAACAAATTTGAGCAACCTGGTCACAAATGGGTAATGGCGATCGATCTGAATGCATGTACAGGTTGTGGCTCATGTATCGTAGCATGTAACGTTGAAAATAATATTCCTGTTGTAGGTCGTGACGAGGTACGTCGTCGTCGTGAGATGCATTGGTTACGTATTGACCGTTATTACACGATTGAAGAAGAAGGTAAAGAATATACAAAAGAGAAAGAAATTGCGCATATCAAAGATTTCGAAAATGTAACAGTAGTACACCAGCCGATGTTATGTCAGCACTGTGCTCACGCACCATGTGAGACGGTATGTCCGGTACTGGCAACTGTTCACTCTTCTGAAGGTCTTAACCATATGGCTTATAACCGTTGTTTCGGTACGCGTTACTGTGCGAACAACTGTCCTTATAAAGTACGTCGTTTCAACTGGTTCAACTACTGGAATGATTCCCGTTTCGACAATTACCTGAATAACGAATTTACACAATTAGTATTGAATCCTGATGTTACTTCCCGTTCACGTGGGGTAATGGAGAAATGTTCAATGTGTATCCAACGTATACAGGCAGGTAAATTGCATGCGAAAATGGAAAACCGTAAAGTTAAAGATGGTGATATTAAAATGGCATGTCAGGCGGCTTGTTCTGCAAATGCTATCATCTTCGGAGACGCAAACGATCCAGAGTCAGAAGTTTCAAAAGCATTACGTAACGAACGCGTTTACTATGTTCTTGAAGAAATCAACGTACAACCAGGTATTGGTTATATGACAAAAGTTAGAAACACTTTTGAGGCTTAA
- the nrfD gene encoding NrfD/PsrC family molybdoenzyme membrane anchor subunit, with amino-acid sequence MSSHNESILREPLMTGRDITYAKITDDILLPVENKPNKAWWIGFTVAALGALLWVVSVSYTFWTGIGAWGLNKTVGWAWDITDFVWWVGIGHAGTLISAVLLIFRQNWRNSINRSAEAMTIFAVICAATYVVAHMGRPWLAYWIFPLPNQFGSLWVNFNSPLVWDAFAISTYFTVSLVFWYCGLLPDIATVRDRATGMKQKVYKVLSFGWNGSVKTWQRFEIISLILAGISTPLVLSVHTIVSMDFATSVIPGWHTTIFPPYFVAGAIFSGFAMVQTLLLILRKVMNFEDYITMFHIEAMNKIIMITGSIVGIAYLTELFIAWYSGSEFEMYAFENRIAGPYAWAYWSMMTCNVISPQLFWFKKIRTSIPISWVLSIVVNIGMWFERFVIIVTSLHRDYLPSSWAMFYPTWTDVGIFVGSIGLFFTLFLLFLRFLPGIAIAEVKLLLKSSSLQHKTKLVKEGAFPEEQVAFFRESLEKYDSVTEQDIKELQK; translated from the coding sequence ATGTCATCGCATAACGAATCAATATTAAGAGAACCATTAATGACTGGTCGTGATATCACCTATGCTAAGATCACGGATGATATTCTACTGCCAGTTGAAAATAAACCTAATAAAGCATGGTGGATCGGTTTTACCGTTGCAGCCCTTGGTGCTTTATTATGGGTAGTGAGTGTAAGTTATACCTTCTGGACCGGTATCGGTGCATGGGGTCTTAACAAAACAGTAGGTTGGGCATGGGATATCACCGACTTCGTATGGTGGGTAGGTATCGGTCACGCAGGTACGCTGATTTCAGCAGTATTGTTAATCTTCCGTCAGAACTGGCGTAACTCGATTAACCGTTCTGCAGAGGCGATGACTATCTTCGCCGTTATCTGTGCCGCTACTTATGTCGTAGCTCACATGGGACGTCCATGGTTAGCATACTGGATTTTCCCGTTACCAAATCAATTCGGATCACTTTGGGTTAACTTTAACTCTCCGCTAGTATGGGATGCATTTGCGATCTCTACATATTTCACCGTTTCCTTAGTATTCTGGTACTGTGGTTTGTTACCGGATATCGCTACTGTACGTGACCGTGCTACAGGAATGAAACAAAAAGTCTATAAAGTATTATCTTTCGGATGGAATGGATCAGTAAAAACCTGGCAGCGATTTGAGATCATTTCTTTGATCCTTGCAGGTATCTCTACTCCACTTGTACTTTCGGTACACACCATTGTATCCATGGACTTTGCAACTTCGGTTATTCCGGGATGGCATACAACGATCTTCCCTCCATATTTCGTAGCAGGTGCGATCTTCTCAGGTTTTGCGATGGTACAGACATTATTGCTGATCCTTCGTAAGGTTATGAATTTTGAAGACTATATCACGATGTTCCACATCGAGGCTATGAACAAGATTATCATGATCACGGGTTCTATCGTAGGTATCGCTTACCTTACAGAGTTATTTATTGCATGGTATTCCGGTTCAGAGTTTGAGATGTACGCATTTGAAAACCGTATCGCAGGTCCTTATGCCTGGGCATACTGGTCGATGATGACTTGTAACGTGATCTCTCCTCAGTTATTCTGGTTTAAGAAGATCCGTACCAGTATTCCTATTTCATGGGTACTTTCGATTGTTGTGAACATCGGTATGTGGTTTGAGCGTTTTGTAATTATCGTGACTTCTTTACACCGTGATTACCTTCCTTCTTCCTGGGCAATGTTTTACCCGACATGGACAGACGTAGGTATTTTCGTAGGATCGATCGGTCTATTCTTCACCCTGTTCTTATTATTCTTACGTTTCTTACCGGGTATTGCGATAGCAGAGGTGAAATTATTACTGAAAAGCTCCAGCTTACAACATAAAACCAAACTGGTTAAAGAAGGTGCATTCCCTGAAGAACAGGTTGCTTTCTTCAGAGAGTCATTGGAGAAATACGATTCAGTTACTGAACAGGATATTAAAGAGTTACAAAAATAA
- a CDS encoding cytochrome c oxidase subunit II, which produces MKFKLHNRFRSIMGCVLALGLSLSTPTFASQDTTAADSAAKTTAVAAPADSAKVDSASSVAADSTAAGAAVSSSSTSSSKPAVEEVKKIDPQVYKNLTYYILLFFAICTVVAVVGKVLSLYELVKKMNGKYNPLAGNNLQSILFLIFLVFFLWGVYYGYSVWGSWAWRDAVTEHGKLIDNMFIITTVIITIVLVLTHLLLLTFPFIYRMRVKRQAYYYPHNNTIEKIWTIVPAVVLTVLVLFGFFTWRTITNVPEDLQKSALQVEVLGEQFLWSVRYPGADGQIGKRNYKMTTPTNPYGIDFNDKNSWDDIQGSDIVLPVNKSVRFHIISKDIIHSFFIPDFRVQINAVPGMTNYFQFTPTVTTAEMRERMNDPKYDYVMLCNKICGSGHYNMQKKVIVVTEKEYKEWLSTQNKYFNEDLQKEFAAKDSKESKEEVIKTASLK; this is translated from the coding sequence ATGAAATTCAAATTACATAACAGATTCAGATCCATAATGGGTTGTGTGCTTGCACTAGGATTGTCCCTGTCGACTCCTACCTTTGCAAGTCAAGATACAACTGCTGCTGATTCGGCAGCAAAGACTACTGCGGTAGCTGCTCCTGCGGATTCAGCTAAAGTAGACTCTGCTTCTTCTGTAGCAGCAGATTCAACTGCAGCGGGGGCTGCTGTATCTTCTTCTTCTACGTCTTCAAGTAAGCCGGCAGTAGAAGAGGTCAAAAAAATTGATCCTCAGGTTTACAAAAACCTGACGTATTACATCTTACTTTTCTTCGCTATATGTACTGTGGTAGCTGTAGTTGGAAAGGTGCTATCTCTATATGAGTTAGTGAAAAAGATGAATGGTAAATACAACCCATTAGCCGGTAATAATTTACAATCTATTCTATTCCTTATATTTCTGGTATTCTTCCTTTGGGGAGTGTATTACGGATATAGTGTATGGGGAAGCTGGGCATGGCGTGATGCGGTGACGGAGCACGGTAAGCTGATTGATAACATGTTTATCATCACTACAGTGATCATCACGATTGTACTGGTACTTACGCACCTTTTATTATTGACATTTCCATTTATCTACAGAATGCGTGTTAAGCGTCAGGCTTACTATTATCCGCATAACAATACCATTGAGAAAATCTGGACAATCGTTCCAGCTGTGGTATTAACTGTATTGGTATTGTTCGGTTTCTTCACATGGAGAACCATTACTAATGTTCCTGAAGATCTTCAAAAATCTGCTCTGCAGGTAGAAGTATTAGGTGAGCAGTTCTTATGGTCTGTTCGTTACCCTGGAGCTGACGGCCAGATCGGTAAACGTAATTATAAAATGACGACACCGACAAATCCATACGGTATCGACTTCAATGACAAAAATTCATGGGATGATATTCAGGGAAGTGACATCGTTCTTCCGGTAAATAAATCCGTACGTTTCCATATCATTTCCAAAGATATTATTCACTCGTTCTTTATTCCTGATTTCCGTGTTCAGATCAATGCTGTACCGGGAATGACGAACTATTTCCAGTTCACTCCAACAGTGACTACTGCTGAAATGCGCGAACGTATGAATGATCCTAAGTATGACTATGTGATGCTTTGTAACAAGATCTGTGGTTCCGGTCACTACAATATGCAGAAGAAAGTGATAGTTGTGACAGAGAAAGAGTATAAAGAGTGGTTGAGTACCCAGAATAAATACTTTAATGAAGATCTGCAGAAAGAATTTGCTGCAAAAGATTCAAAGGAAAGTAAAGAAGAAGTTATCAAAACAGCTTCATTGAAATAA